In the Bradyrhizobium guangzhouense genome, one interval contains:
- a CDS encoding NTP transferase domain-containing protein, with translation MKFGPASPRDAIGGVTVHTLRQGPLVLKKGTTIGPAEVEQLERAGIKDIVVVRMEAGDVSEDVAAASIALAIGGEGIHVERAFTGRANLFAARPGLLVIDRAAVDRINNVDEAITFATLAAYKPVVEGEMVGTVKIIPFGVEGNLRDAAVKAAGKDVLKIAPYVVKRVGVVSTLLPGLSSKVVDKTLRVTAERLAPAGASIIAERRVQHDERALSAAIKELLALGAELVIVFGASAIADRRDVIPAAVTGIGGEIEHFGMPVDPGNLLLIARAGSVPVLGAPGCARSPVENGFDWVLMRLLAGIKVTRSELMGMGVGGLLMEIVTRPQPRAKPEIEGNSQVAAIVLAAGRSTRMGGPNKLLAELDGKKLVRIATEQALASKASEVIVVTGHQTELVEQALQGLNVRFVKNPDFAGGIAGSVKAGIAAVSDASDGAVVCLGDMPLIDASLIDRLIDGFAPDRGNLIVVPVSEGRRGNPVLWSRRFFRELMTLDGDVGARHLIARHTEAVAEVPVDGEGAFLDIDTPQALEAARGG, from the coding sequence ATGAAGTTCGGCCCGGCGAGCCCCAGGGATGCGATCGGCGGGGTGACCGTCCACACCCTGCGTCAGGGACCGCTGGTGCTGAAGAAGGGCACGACGATCGGGCCTGCCGAGGTCGAGCAGCTCGAGCGCGCCGGCATCAAGGACATCGTCGTGGTGCGCATGGAGGCGGGCGACGTCTCCGAAGACGTCGCGGCCGCCAGCATCGCGCTTGCAATCGGCGGCGAAGGCATCCATGTCGAGCGCGCCTTCACCGGCCGGGCCAATCTGTTTGCCGCGCGTCCGGGCCTGCTGGTGATCGACCGCGCCGCGGTCGACCGCATCAACAATGTCGACGAGGCCATCACTTTTGCCACGCTCGCCGCCTACAAGCCGGTGGTCGAAGGTGAGATGGTCGGCACCGTGAAGATCATCCCATTCGGCGTTGAAGGAAATTTGCGCGATGCCGCGGTGAAGGCGGCCGGCAAGGACGTTCTGAAAATCGCGCCCTATGTCGTCAAGCGCGTCGGCGTGGTCTCGACGCTGCTGCCGGGCTTGTCGTCCAAGGTGGTTGACAAGACACTGCGCGTCACCGCCGAGCGCCTCGCGCCGGCGGGCGCCAGCATCATCGCCGAGCGACGCGTGCAACATGACGAGCGCGCGCTGTCGGCAGCGATCAAGGAATTGCTCGCCCTCGGCGCCGAGCTGGTGATCGTGTTCGGGGCATCGGCCATTGCCGACCGCCGTGATGTGATTCCGGCCGCGGTTACCGGAATCGGCGGCGAGATCGAGCATTTCGGCATGCCTGTCGATCCCGGCAATCTGCTTCTGATTGCGCGCGCCGGCAGCGTGCCCGTGCTCGGCGCACCCGGCTGCGCCCGTTCGCCGGTCGAGAACGGTTTTGACTGGGTGCTGATGCGGCTCCTCGCCGGCATCAAGGTGACGCGCTCCGAGCTGATGGGCATGGGCGTCGGCGGCCTGCTGATGGAGATCGTGACGCGCCCGCAGCCGCGCGCAAAGCCCGAGATCGAGGGCAACAGCCAGGTCGCAGCCATCGTGCTGGCAGCCGGCCGCTCCACCCGCATGGGCGGACCGAACAAGTTGCTCGCCGAGCTCGACGGCAAGAAGCTGGTGCGGATCGCCACCGAGCAGGCGCTGGCCTCGAAAGCATCCGAGGTGATCGTCGTCACCGGCCATCAGACCGAGCTGGTCGAGCAGGCGTTGCAAGGCCTCAACGTGAGGTTCGTCAAGAACCCTGATTTCGCCGGCGGCATCGCAGGCTCGGTCAAGGCGGGTATCGCAGCCGTGTCCGACGCGAGCGACGGCGCCGTGGTTTGCCTCGGCGACATGCCGCTGATCGATGCCAGCCTGATCGATCGTCTCATCGACGGTTTCGCGCCTGATCGTGGCAACCTCATCGTCGTGCCCGTCAGCGAAGGCCGCCGCGGCAATCCCGTGCTGTGGTCGCGTCGCTTCTTCAGGGAATTGATGACGCTCGACGGCGACGTCGGCGCGCGGCATTTGATCGCCAGGCATACGGAAGCGGTGGCCGAAGTGCCGGTCGACGGCGAGGGTGCTTTCCTTGACATCGATACGCCACAGGCCTTGGAAGCGGCTAGAGGCGGATGA
- the adhP gene encoding alcohol dehydrogenase AdhP, whose product MPTMKAAVVKQFGKPLVIEDVPVPQPGPGEVLVKVKACGVCHTDLHAASGDWPVKPVPPFIPGHEAAGIVAALGPGVRNLKVGDAVGVAWLHDACMSCEYCETGWETLCEHQHNTGYSVNGGFAEYVIASAAFAAKLPATVDSAAVAPILCAGVTTYKGLKETDARPGEWVAISGVGGLGHVAIQYAKAMGLKVAAIDIAEDKLKLARETGADLAVNALAKDAVDKVLTATGGGAHGVLVTAVSTSAFAQALKMVRRKGTVSLVGLPPGEFPTPIFDVVLKRITVRGSIVGTRRDLDEAIAFAAEGKVKAEVTKVPLAQINDVFERMKAGKIDGRMVLDFGQSAR is encoded by the coding sequence ATGCCGACCATGAAAGCCGCCGTTGTCAAACAATTCGGCAAGCCGCTGGTGATCGAGGATGTGCCGGTGCCGCAGCCGGGTCCCGGTGAAGTCCTGGTCAAGGTAAAGGCCTGCGGCGTCTGCCACACCGATCTGCACGCCGCCTCCGGCGATTGGCCCGTGAAGCCCGTTCCACCGTTCATTCCCGGCCATGAAGCTGCCGGCATCGTCGCGGCACTCGGACCCGGTGTCAGAAATCTGAAGGTCGGCGATGCTGTCGGCGTCGCGTGGCTGCACGATGCCTGCATGAGTTGCGAATATTGCGAGACCGGCTGGGAGACGCTGTGCGAGCACCAGCACAACACCGGCTATAGCGTGAACGGCGGCTTTGCCGAATATGTCATCGCATCAGCGGCCTTCGCGGCAAAGCTGCCGGCAACGGTCGATTCTGCGGCGGTTGCGCCGATCCTCTGCGCCGGCGTCACCACCTATAAGGGATTGAAGGAGACGGATGCGCGGCCGGGCGAGTGGGTTGCGATCTCGGGCGTCGGCGGACTCGGCCATGTCGCGATCCAGTACGCCAAGGCGATGGGGTTGAAGGTCGCGGCCATCGATATCGCCGAAGACAAGCTCAAGCTCGCGCGCGAGACCGGTGCTGATCTCGCCGTCAACGCGCTCGCGAAAGACGCCGTGGACAAGGTGCTGACGGCGACCGGAGGAGGGGCTCACGGCGTGCTGGTCACGGCCGTGTCGACATCGGCGTTTGCCCAGGCGCTGAAGATGGTGCGGCGGAAGGGCACCGTCAGCCTCGTCGGCCTGCCGCCGGGCGAATTCCCGACGCCGATCTTCGATGTCGTGCTCAAGCGCATCACCGTGCGCGGCTCCATCGTCGGCACCCGCAGGGATCTCGACGAGGCCATTGCGTTCGCTGCGGAGGGCAAGGTGAAAGCCGAGGTGACGAAAGTGCCGCTTGCGCAAATCAACGACGTGTTCGAACGGATGAAGGCCGGCAAGATCGACGGCCGCATGGTGCTCGACTTTGGTCAATCTGCGCGATGA
- a CDS encoding XdhC family protein, with amino-acid sequence MKLAILHELNAERAARRPVILVTDTESGEQRLVKAADFAKDPLRAELDKQLRMGKSANVEAGGKKLFFNVYAPTAKLVIIGAVHISQALAPLARSLGYDVTVVDPRTAFASPERFPDIPLVAEWPDTALPPLNVDAYTAFVAVTHDPKIDDPALLHAFERNCFYIGALGSRKTHAKRGDRLRAQGAKESDIARIHAPIGLAIGAVSPSEIAVAIMGEITAVLRLPPKEKEEAA; translated from the coding sequence GTGAAGCTTGCAATCCTCCACGAACTCAATGCCGAGCGCGCCGCGCGGCGGCCGGTGATTTTGGTGACCGACACCGAGAGCGGCGAGCAGCGCCTGGTGAAGGCGGCCGATTTCGCCAAGGATCCGCTGCGTGCGGAGCTCGACAAGCAGCTTCGCATGGGCAAGAGCGCCAATGTCGAGGCCGGCGGCAAGAAGCTGTTCTTTAACGTCTACGCGCCGACGGCAAAGCTCGTCATCATCGGCGCGGTCCATATCAGCCAGGCGCTGGCGCCGCTGGCGCGCTCGCTCGGCTATGACGTCACCGTCGTCGATCCCCGCACGGCCTTTGCGAGCCCGGAACGCTTCCCCGACATTCCGCTCGTCGCCGAATGGCCCGACACCGCGCTGCCGCCGCTCAACGTCGACGCCTACACCGCCTTTGTCGCGGTGACGCATGATCCCAAGATCGACGATCCCGCGCTGCTGCACGCCTTCGAGCGCAACTGCTTCTATATCGGTGCGCTCGGCTCGCGGAAGACGCATGCCAAGCGCGGCGATCGGTTGCGGGCGCAGGGCGCGAAGGAGAGCGATATCGCGCGCATCCACGCGCCCATTGGGCTGGCGATCGGCGCGGTCTCGCCGTCCGAGATCGCGGTGGCAATCATGGGCGAGATCACCGCGGTGCTGCGCCTGCCGCCCAAAGAAAAAGAAGAAGCGGCATGA
- a CDS encoding DUF4189 domain-containing protein yields the protein MVSNLVARRCAMFFFALSVCVAAARHMTEAHAAGAFAVGKCGAYGQAYDYGAEREARAAAQKQCKGECTTVTMKRACAAMSVDMTNPCGAYGYAVKPKISASLNAATRECYKYGGKECVIRAWACDAKG from the coding sequence ATGGTTTCGAACCTCGTCGCGCGCCGTTGCGCGATGTTTTTCTTTGCGCTGTCGGTGTGTGTCGCCGCCGCCCGTCATATGACAGAGGCTCATGCGGCCGGCGCGTTTGCGGTCGGCAAGTGCGGCGCCTATGGCCAGGCCTATGATTACGGCGCCGAGCGCGAGGCGCGTGCCGCCGCTCAAAAGCAGTGCAAGGGCGAATGCACGACGGTGACGATGAAGCGAGCCTGTGCGGCCATGTCAGTCGACATGACCAACCCCTGTGGCGCCTATGGCTACGCCGTCAAGCCGAAGATCTCGGCCTCGCTCAACGCCGCCACCCGCGAATGCTACAAATATGGCGGCAAGGAATGCGTGATCCGCGCCTGGGCGTGCGACGCCAAAGGTTGA
- a CDS encoding CYTH and CHAD domain-containing protein, protein MTPDVSSPRDVAPYASEIELKLLVASDRLADFNNAPIIAANARNKGTRKHLKAVYYDTPKRALRRDGFSFRVRQSGTRFTQTVKTESGNDPLRRGEWEAAVPSMTPDIALAMPLVSDKLRAELERHPVEAVFSSDIHRHQRLVDLPSGTVELAFDQGHLTSGDRSLPISEIELELKSGSPSAIWELALRLAEHDQVKPSIRTKSARGFDLAADAPPRAPKPPKLRLDPSVSLDEAFSEILRSCLLHLLQSLPAAEDGRDVEGMHQLRVALRRLRSALDLMRSVVSLSKLDLMRAEAKWLAGSLSGARDWDVFRQETLRTVAEGCPSVAGFETLGALADERRASCYDNARLALADRRCQYFVIGLGAWIEARGWRSDVAPEGLAQLAEPAINFARNILSAQHARVLKRGRRFKSLPIEERHRVRLAAKKLRYVADFLLPLCCGHGKSAKRFSRRLADLQQQLGIYNDMATTTSLLADINAGSTGSGMAAAAIAGWQAHAMVGVEARLLKAWSEFTGGKVPWSIDAPEQPIKLVQTNAGWLR, encoded by the coding sequence ATGACGCCGGACGTCTCGTCGCCCCGCGATGTTGCGCCTTACGCAAGCGAAATCGAGCTCAAGCTGCTCGTGGCTTCCGATCGCCTCGCGGACTTCAACAATGCGCCGATCATCGCGGCGAATGCGCGCAACAAGGGGACGCGCAAGCACCTCAAGGCCGTCTATTACGATACGCCCAAGCGCGCGCTTCGGCGTGACGGATTCAGTTTCAGGGTTCGCCAGAGCGGCACGCGATTCACGCAGACCGTGAAAACGGAATCCGGCAACGATCCATTGCGCCGTGGCGAGTGGGAGGCAGCCGTGCCATCGATGACGCCCGACATCGCACTGGCCATGCCGCTGGTTTCGGACAAGCTGCGCGCCGAGCTGGAGCGTCACCCGGTCGAAGCCGTCTTCAGCAGTGACATCCACCGGCATCAGCGCCTCGTCGATTTGCCGTCCGGTACGGTCGAGTTGGCTTTCGACCAAGGCCATCTGACGTCAGGCGACCGCTCATTGCCGATCAGCGAGATAGAGCTCGAGCTCAAGAGCGGCAGCCCGTCCGCGATCTGGGAGCTTGCGCTGCGGCTCGCCGAGCATGATCAGGTGAAGCCGTCGATCCGGACCAAATCGGCGCGCGGATTTGACCTTGCGGCCGACGCGCCGCCGCGGGCGCCGAAGCCGCCGAAGCTTCGGCTCGATCCGTCGGTCTCACTCGACGAGGCCTTCTCCGAGATCCTGCGCTCCTGCCTATTGCATTTGCTCCAGTCGTTGCCCGCCGCCGAGGACGGTCGCGACGTCGAGGGGATGCATCAGCTTCGCGTTGCGCTGCGCCGCCTGCGCTCCGCGCTCGACCTGATGCGGTCGGTGGTGTCGCTGAGCAAGCTCGACCTGATGCGCGCCGAAGCAAAATGGCTTGCGGGAAGCCTCTCGGGCGCGCGCGACTGGGACGTGTTCCGGCAGGAGACGCTGCGGACTGTCGCGGAGGGCTGTCCCTCGGTCGCAGGCTTCGAGACACTCGGCGCGCTCGCCGACGAACGCCGCGCGAGCTGCTACGACAATGCCCGCCTCGCCCTCGCCGACCGGCGCTGCCAATATTTCGTGATCGGGCTCGGCGCCTGGATCGAAGCGCGCGGCTGGCGGAGCGACGTTGCGCCCGAAGGCCTGGCGCAACTCGCGGAGCCGGCGATCAACTTCGCCCGCAACATCCTGTCGGCACAGCACGCCAGGGTGCTGAAGCGCGGTCGCCGCTTCAAATCGCTACCGATCGAGGAGCGGCATCGCGTCCGTCTTGCCGCGAAGAAGCTCCGCTACGTCGCCGACTTCCTGCTTCCGCTTTGCTGCGGGCACGGCAAATCCGCGAAGCGGTTCTCGCGCAGGCTCGCCGACCTTCAGCAGCAGCTCGGAATCTACAACGACATGGCGACGACGACGTCACTACTTGCCGACATCAATGCCGGTTCGACCGGCAGCGGCATGGCGGCAGCGGCGATCGCGGGCTGGCAGGCCCACGCCATGGTCGGCGTCGAAGCACGTTTGCTGAAAGCCTGGTCGGAATTCACCGGAGGCAAGGTGCCCTGGTCGATCGACGCGCCGGAGCAGCCGATCAAGCTGGTGCAAACCAATGCGGGATGGCTGCGCTAA
- a CDS encoding GFA family protein: MTKPFTGGCACGAIRYAIVGEPLFSNHCQCRDCQRESGTGHGSYATFPRAGVTVTGKARTWDMTGDSGNVKTRAFCPECGVAVYMTFKAMPDIFTIRAASLDEPARYKPQAITYAVRAYDWDPLDSGLTKFERMPPT; encoded by the coding sequence ATGACCAAGCCCTTTACCGGCGGCTGCGCCTGCGGTGCGATCCGCTATGCCATTGTCGGCGAGCCCCTGTTCTCCAATCATTGCCAGTGCAGGGACTGCCAGCGCGAAAGCGGCACCGGCCACGGCTCCTACGCCACCTTCCCGCGCGCCGGCGTCACGGTGACGGGCAAAGCCCGGACATGGGACATGACCGGCGACAGCGGCAACGTGAAAACGCGCGCCTTCTGCCCCGAATGCGGCGTCGCCGTTTACATGACCTTCAAGGCCATGCCGGACATCTTCACCATCCGCGCCGCGAGCCTCGACGAGCCCGCCCGCTACAAGCCGCAAGCGATCACCTATGCCGTGCGCGCGTACGATTGGGATCCTCTCGATTCCGGCCTGACCAAGTTCGAGAGAATGCCGCCGACGTGA
- a CDS encoding alpha-glucosidase/alpha-galactosidase, translated as MARATKIVFLGASSASFGMSMFRDLFSTHDLGGSTLVLVGRNVDRLGRSTRLAKLLNERSGAGFAIEATTDWHAALDGAEFVLHSTAIDRNRLWRLDFEIPRKFGIRHTLGENGGPGALFFTMRTLPVVFEFVREMERRCPRATFINFSNPESRIILALGRYSRIRSLGLCHGIFLAHDNVARILGMPKEQVDVWGAGLNHFQCLTDIRDRETGEDLYPLLCKKERDFDPAFSPLTRQLLHAFGYWLGCGDAHVGEYLSFGWEAGERGYNFDWDESERAKLTLLIDDVLAGRAEMPDWWSMPSGERAVSIITSMLHNRKQLIESAVIHNRKVIANLPADAAVEVPVVADIAGIHPVSLGPLPDGVAKLMTAQVQVQQMAVDAAMHASKEMAMQALLLDPVVHSEEAARGLLDELWEINRPYIRACI; from the coding sequence ATGGCCCGGGCAACGAAGATCGTATTCCTCGGCGCTAGCAGCGCATCCTTTGGGATGAGCATGTTCCGGGACCTGTTCTCGACCCACGATTTGGGGGGTTCCACGCTGGTGCTGGTCGGCCGAAACGTCGACCGGCTTGGCCGGTCGACGCGGCTCGCGAAACTGCTCAACGAGAGGTCCGGCGCCGGTTTTGCGATCGAGGCGACGACGGATTGGCATGCGGCCCTCGACGGCGCTGAATTCGTCTTACATTCGACCGCTATCGATCGCAATCGGTTGTGGCGGCTCGATTTCGAAATTCCGCGCAAATTCGGCATCCGTCATACGTTGGGCGAGAACGGCGGCCCGGGAGCCCTGTTCTTCACGATGCGCACTCTGCCGGTGGTCTTCGAGTTCGTGCGCGAGATGGAGCGACGCTGCCCGCGCGCGACTTTCATCAACTTCTCCAATCCGGAAAGCCGCATCATCCTGGCGCTGGGGCGGTACAGCAGGATACGGAGCCTCGGCCTTTGCCACGGGATTTTTCTTGCCCACGACAATGTGGCCCGAATTCTGGGAATGCCAAAAGAACAGGTCGATGTGTGGGGTGCAGGCCTCAATCACTTCCAATGCCTGACCGACATTCGGGATCGCGAAACGGGCGAGGATCTCTATCCGTTGCTATGCAAGAAAGAGAGGGATTTCGATCCTGCCTTCTCACCTCTGACGCGCCAATTGCTGCACGCCTTTGGCTATTGGCTCGGCTGCGGCGATGCCCATGTCGGCGAATATCTCTCATTCGGTTGGGAGGCCGGGGAGCGCGGCTACAATTTCGATTGGGACGAGAGTGAACGCGCCAAGCTGACGCTACTGATAGACGACGTGCTCGCGGGCCGGGCTGAGATGCCGGACTGGTGGTCGATGCCATCGGGCGAGCGCGCGGTCAGCATCATCACCTCCATGCTTCACAACCGCAAGCAGCTCATCGAGTCCGCCGTCATCCACAATCGAAAGGTGATCGCGAATCTGCCGGCCGATGCCGCGGTCGAGGTGCCGGTGGTGGCCGATATTGCGGGCATCCATCCCGTTTCGCTCGGCCCGCTGCCGGACGGTGTGGCTAAGTTGATGACGGCCCAGGTTCAAGTGCAGCAGATGGCCGTGGACGCGGCGATGCACGCCTCGAAGGAGATGGCGATGCAGGCGCTGCTGCTCGATCCCGTTGTTCATTCCGAGGAGGCCGCGCGCGGCCTGCTCGACGAGCTGTGGGAGATCAACCGGCCTTACATTCGAGCCTGCATTTGA
- a CDS encoding HlyD family secretion protein — protein MTSSQRILAIALAGLLATGLAGCKEKRDPGFQGWVEADMIFVSPDEAGRVTRLDIREGDVVKVGDPLYSVDDDLQLADLNQTKATLANAQQVFDRAESLRKTGSGTQATLDSAVSDLRVAQARVVTSETRLARRKGFAPVAGTIQQIYFREGEMVAAQRPVLSIMPPGNMKLRFFVPETELPKLSIGDEVRVACDNCAADLTAKIYFIATSAEYTPPVIYSLEERNKLVYLIQARPSRPDALRVGQPIDVYLTPKTAENKTPVADKR, from the coding sequence ATGACGTCGTCGCAAAGAATTCTTGCAATCGCATTGGCTGGCCTGCTCGCAACCGGGCTTGCCGGCTGCAAGGAGAAGCGCGATCCCGGTTTCCAGGGCTGGGTCGAGGCCGACATGATCTTTGTCAGCCCGGACGAGGCCGGGCGGGTGACCAGGCTCGATATCCGCGAAGGCGACGTGGTGAAGGTCGGCGATCCCCTCTATTCCGTCGACGACGATCTTCAGCTGGCCGATCTCAACCAGACCAAGGCGACGCTGGCCAATGCGCAGCAGGTGTTCGATCGCGCGGAGTCGTTGCGCAAGACCGGCTCCGGTACCCAAGCCACGCTGGATTCCGCTGTCTCGGACCTACGGGTCGCGCAGGCGCGGGTGGTGACGTCGGAGACGCGGCTGGCGCGGCGCAAGGGCTTTGCGCCGGTTGCCGGCACCATCCAGCAGATCTATTTCCGCGAGGGCGAGATGGTCGCGGCGCAACGGCCGGTGCTCTCGATCATGCCGCCCGGCAACATGAAGCTGCGCTTCTTCGTACCGGAAACGGAGTTGCCGAAGCTGTCGATCGGCGATGAGGTGCGGGTCGCCTGCGACAATTGCGCGGCCGATCTCACCGCCAAGATCTACTTCATCGCGACCTCGGCCGAATACACCCCGCCCGTGATCTACAGCCTCGAGGAGCGCAACAAGCTCGTCTACCTGATCCAGGCGCGGCCGTCGCGGCCCGATGCCTTGCGGGTGGGACAGCCGATCGACGTCTATCTCACCCCCAAGACTGCTGAAAACAAGACTCCGGTGGCGGACAAGCGATGA
- a CDS encoding DUF2000 family protein, with amino-acid sequence MQFDTKIAVVIRNDLQAWQKLNVASFLTSGVAAAFPECIGEAYEDASSTKYLALIGQPILIYGADGPALSRALDRALTRNVTPAVYTEDMFKTTHDAANREAVKAVARGDLNLVGLAMRAERKVIDKIVDGLKFHS; translated from the coding sequence ATGCAGTTCGATACCAAGATTGCCGTTGTCATTCGCAACGACCTCCAAGCCTGGCAGAAGCTCAATGTTGCGTCATTCCTGACGAGCGGCGTCGCCGCTGCCTTTCCGGAGTGCATCGGCGAGGCCTATGAGGACGCGTCGTCCACGAAATATCTTGCGCTGATCGGCCAGCCGATCCTGATCTATGGTGCCGATGGTCCGGCGCTGTCGCGCGCGCTCGATCGCGCCCTCACGCGCAACGTCACGCCGGCGGTCTATACCGAGGACATGTTCAAGACCACGCATGACGCCGCCAATCGCGAAGCCGTGAAGGCGGTCGCGCGCGGCGATCTCAATCTCGTCGGCCTCGCGATGCGCGCCGAGCGGAAGGTGATCGACAAGATCGTCGATGGATTGAAGTTCCATAGCTGA
- a CDS encoding SRPBCC family protein gives MSAAALKAETKDIVMDEVLPHAPETVWRVLTSAQLIARWLMPPTGFEAVEGNIFTYQTKPGGHWDGVIHCRVLEVVPNRRLVYAWKGGDERNVGYGAPLDTVVTWSLTPVEAGTRIQLIHAGFVMPSNDSAYTVMSGGWKKVIRQLDEISGEDE, from the coding sequence GTGAGTGCAGCCGCGCTGAAAGCCGAAACCAAAGATATCGTGATGGACGAGGTGCTCCCTCACGCGCCGGAGACGGTCTGGAGAGTGCTGACCTCTGCCCAGTTGATCGCGCGCTGGCTGATGCCGCCGACCGGCTTCGAGGCTGTCGAAGGCAACATTTTCACCTACCAGACCAAGCCGGGCGGTCACTGGGACGGCGTCATCCATTGTCGCGTTCTGGAAGTCGTTCCGAACAGGCGGCTCGTCTACGCATGGAAAGGCGGCGATGAGCGCAACGTTGGTTACGGCGCACCACTCGACACTGTTGTGACCTGGTCCCTCACCCCGGTCGAAGCCGGCACGCGCATTCAGCTGATCCATGCGGGCTTCGTCATGCCGAGCAACGACAGTGCCTACACCGTCATGAGTGGCGGATGGAAGAAGGTTATCAGGCAGCTCGACGAAATCAGCGGCGAAGACGAGTAA
- a CDS encoding ArsR/SmtB family transcription factor — protein MIETATNPVTAVMRALADPTRRAVFERVFDSKEISVADLTRGSGVTQGAISQHLKSLKQAGLVAERAEGRNVYYRAAPQGLEPLVTWMDHYGVFWRERFQNLRDLLKEIDP, from the coding sequence ATGATCGAAACCGCCACCAATCCCGTCACCGCCGTCATGCGCGCCCTCGCCGATCCGACCCGGCGCGCGGTGTTCGAGCGCGTGTTCGACAGCAAGGAAATCAGCGTCGCCGACCTGACGCGCGGCAGCGGCGTGACGCAGGGCGCGATCTCGCAACATTTGAAATCGTTGAAGCAGGCGGGCCTCGTCGCCGAACGCGCCGAGGGCCGCAACGTCTATTACCGCGCCGCGCCGCAAGGACTCGAACCGCTGGTCACCTGGATGGATCATTACGGTGTCTTCTGGCGCGAGCGCTTCCAGAATCTGCGTGACCTCTTGAAGGAGATCGACCCGTGA
- a CDS encoding TetR/AcrR family transcriptional regulator, whose amino-acid sequence MTKKPTRTATAGAASHKPEAGEGAAPVSNRATRAAERRDAIVAAAMEEFITRGFAATRLDDIARRAGVAKGTIYLHFKDKESMFEELVRTVIVPVVAKLNALPPPTGSVRDLIETFAGNFLKEVIGTRRGDLVRLIVAEGPRFPAVADFYYREVVSRGMAGMRALIELGIARGEIHQTNLARYPQILIAPALIAVIWQSLFARHSPLDAQDMLRVHLDLIFGERRTT is encoded by the coding sequence ATGACGAAGAAGCCCACCAGAACGGCTACGGCCGGAGCAGCAAGTCACAAGCCCGAAGCTGGCGAAGGCGCCGCGCCGGTGTCCAACCGCGCGACCCGCGCGGCGGAGCGGCGCGATGCGATCGTCGCTGCGGCGATGGAGGAGTTCATCACGCGCGGCTTTGCCGCAACGCGGCTCGACGACATCGCCAGGCGCGCCGGCGTCGCAAAGGGCACGATCTACCTGCACTTCAAGGACAAGGAATCGATGTTCGAGGAGCTGGTGCGCACCGTGATCGTACCAGTGGTGGCGAAGCTGAATGCGCTGCCGCCGCCGACGGGCTCGGTCCGCGATCTCATCGAAACCTTTGCCGGCAACTTTCTCAAAGAGGTGATCGGCACGCGGCGCGGCGATCTCGTCCGCCTGATCGTGGCGGAAGGGCCGCGCTTTCCGGCGGTGGCCGACTTCTATTATCGCGAGGTGGTGTCGCGCGGGATGGCCGGCATGCGCGCGCTGATCGAGCTCGGCATTGCCCGCGGCGAGATCCACCAGACAAACCTTGCGCGCTATCCGCAGATCCTGATCGCGCCGGCGCTGATCGCGGTGATCTGGCAGAGCCTGTTTGCGCGGCACTCGCCGCTCGATGCGCAGGACATGCTGCGCGTCCATCTCGATTTGATCTTTGGCGAACGGAGGACGACATGA